Proteins encoded by one window of Bacteroidia bacterium:
- a CDS encoding carboxymuconolactone decarboxylase family protein — protein sequence MKERFNLSKADPKAFDAMLNLEKYLAASGLDKILFELIKTRASQINGCAYCINMHVRDALKYGESAQRLFLLNSWHETDLFTKKERAVLALTEAMTLIANHPVSDSVFEEAKKHLTDKEMAAVIMTIVTINAWNRIAITSRTALD from the coding sequence ATGAAAGAACGTTTCAACTTATCAAAAGCCGACCCGAAAGCATTTGATGCAATGCTTAACCTTGAAAAATATCTGGCAGCAAGTGGATTAGATAAAATACTTTTTGAGTTAATAAAAACACGTGCCTCACAAATCAATGGTTGTGCTTATTGCATTAACATGCATGTGCGCGATGCCTTGAAATACGGTGAAAGTGCACAACGATTGTTTCTACTCAATAGTTGGCACGAAACCGATTTATTTACTAAAAAAGAACGTGCCGTTTTAGCACTTACAGAAGCCATGACTTTAATAGCAAATCATCCTGTAAGCGATTCTGTTTTTGAAGAAGCAAAAAAACATTTAACAGATAAAGAAATGGCCGCAGTAATAATGACCATTGTAACCATTAATGCATGGAACAGAATTGCAATAACGTCAAGAACAGCTTTGGACTAA
- a CDS encoding glycosyltransferase family 1 protein, with protein sequence MALIAVNTRMLLKEKLDGTGWFAFETLKRIVTQHPEHHFIFFFDRKFHSEFVFSNNILPVVVYPQARHPWLWYTWFEISLHRALKKYKPDLFFSPESFICSKATVPQVAVIHDLNFEHFPQYMPAQVARYYSKWSRIAAQQAQRVGTVSEFSRQDIVNTYNINIEKTDVLYNGIHDMYKPLSAKEQELVRNQYTTGCRFILYTGSLHQRKNTANMVRAFGQYKKQFGGELKFVFVSDRNKMESDLQLALSETKIEDDIIFTGRLSAKALAQLTASAEAMMYVSFFEGFGIPMIEAMRCGVPVITSNVSCLPEIAGNAAICVDPHNVNAITGALEQVLQHQEVAEQLRQKGEIRQQEFSWDKTAALTWHSLQLVLAEKGKK encoded by the coding sequence ATGGCGCTGATAGCGGTAAACACCAGAATGTTGCTTAAAGAAAAGTTGGATGGAACAGGATGGTTTGCATTCGAGACCCTGAAGCGTATTGTCACACAGCACCCGGAGCATCATTTTATCTTTTTTTTCGATCGTAAGTTCCATTCTGAATTTGTCTTCAGCAATAACATTCTGCCTGTTGTTGTTTATCCACAGGCCCGGCATCCATGGTTATGGTACACTTGGTTTGAAATAAGCCTTCACAGAGCACTTAAAAAGTATAAACCGGATTTATTCTTCAGCCCCGAGAGTTTTATTTGCAGCAAAGCAACTGTACCACAGGTAGCAGTAATTCACGATTTAAACTTTGAACATTTTCCACAATATATGCCGGCACAGGTAGCACGTTATTACAGTAAGTGGTCGCGCATAGCAGCACAACAAGCGCAGAGAGTAGGTACTGTATCTGAATTTTCACGTCAGGATATTGTAAACACCTATAATATTAACATTGAAAAAACAGACGTGCTCTATAACGGCATTCATGACATGTACAAGCCGCTTTCAGCAAAAGAACAAGAGCTGGTGCGTAACCAATATACCACAGGATGCCGCTTTATATTATATACAGGCTCGCTGCATCAACGTAAAAACACAGCGAACATGGTGCGTGCCTTTGGACAATACAAAAAACAGTTTGGCGGAGAATTAAAGTTTGTGTTTGTCTCCGATAGAAATAAAATGGAAAGTGATTTGCAACTGGCACTTTCTGAAACAAAAATTGAAGACGATATAATTTTTACCGGACGACTTTCGGCAAAAGCCTTGGCACAACTTACTGCATCTGCAGAAGCAATGATGTATGTTTCGTTTTTTGAAGGTTTTGGCATTCCGATGATTGAAGCCATGCGCTGTGGTGTTCCTGTAATTACTTCCAATGTAAGTTGTCTTCCTGAAATTGCAGGTAATGCAGCAATATGCGTTGACCCACACAACGTAAATGCCATTACCGGTGCTTTGGAGCAGGTATTGCAACATCAGGAAGTTGCCGAACAACTAAGGCAAAAAGGTGAAATCAGGCAACAAGAGTTTTCATGGGATAAAACTGCTGCACTAACTTGGCATAGTCTGCAACTTGTTCTTGCTGAAAAAGGCAAAAAGTGA
- a CDS encoding aminotransferase class V-fold PLP-dependent enzyme → MSTQSIIDELNKLNKISSQLDISEAERASLLNQTAEYTNNFISTLHTIKGYQEKTVGDLSINNQPSTLQNLLNLYQSEVAESGINAASPKHLGYIPGGGIYTSALADFIAAVTNPFASAYFASPGAATMENEVINWIKNVFSFPENAVGCLSSGGSVSTLIAFTAARDQFKIKNEIVYKSVVYLSEQVHHSTQKALRIIGLEDVIIRYLPLDDMFRIIPDELNLLIEKDKADGLNPFLIVATAGTTDTGTIDPLNSIADIASNHRLWFHVDAAYGGFFILTSKKKLFKGIERADSLIVDPHKGLFLPYGVGAVLVKNSLSVLHSHYYTANYMQDGQNEELIQSPANLSPELTKHFRGLRVWLPLKFHGIEPFIACLEEKLFLVQYFRIKLAERGFCLGPEPDLSVSYFWYPFTSDTDEKNKLLMEAIHKDGSVFLSSSMIDNHFVIRIAILAFRTKKETVDEALAMIDRCLENMLSNSA, encoded by the coding sequence ATGAGCACCCAATCTATTATTGATGAATTAAACAAACTTAATAAAATCAGCAGCCAACTTGATATTTCTGAAGCAGAAAGAGCATCGTTATTAAATCAGACTGCAGAATATACTAATAATTTTATTTCAACACTGCATACCATAAAAGGTTATCAGGAAAAAACTGTTGGAGATTTATCCATCAATAACCAACCATCAACTTTGCAAAATTTACTGAACCTTTATCAGAGTGAAGTTGCAGAAAGTGGCATCAATGCTGCATCGCCCAAACATTTGGGCTACATTCCCGGTGGAGGAATTTATACTTCTGCCTTAGCAGATTTTATTGCAGCAGTTACCAATCCATTTGCCAGCGCCTATTTTGCTTCGCCCGGTGCAGCTACAATGGAAAATGAAGTAATTAATTGGATAAAAAATGTTTTTTCATTTCCCGAAAATGCAGTTGGATGTTTGTCTTCAGGTGGCTCCGTCTCTACTTTAATTGCATTTACTGCAGCAAGAGATCAGTTTAAAATTAAAAACGAAATTGTTTATAAAAGTGTGGTTTACCTAAGCGAACAAGTACATCATTCCACACAAAAAGCATTACGCATTATTGGACTTGAAGATGTAATTATTCGTTATCTCCCTTTAGATGACATGTTCAGGATTATTCCTGATGAACTTAATTTATTGATTGAAAAAGATAAAGCTGATGGACTCAACCCTTTTTTAATTGTTGCCACTGCTGGAACTACCGATACAGGTACTATAGACCCGTTGAATAGTATTGCAGATATTGCAAGCAATCACAGATTATGGTTTCATGTTGATGCTGCCTATGGTGGTTTTTTTATACTAACGTCTAAGAAAAAATTATTTAAAGGAATAGAACGTGCCGATTCATTAATTGTTGACCCGCATAAAGGTTTGTTTCTTCCTTATGGTGTTGGTGCGGTTTTGGTAAAAAACAGTCTTTCTGTTTTACACTCACATTACTACACTGCAAACTATATGCAAGATGGGCAAAACGAAGAGCTTATTCAAAGTCCAGCAAACTTATCACCGGAACTCACCAAACATTTTCGGGGCCTCAGGGTTTGGCTGCCGTTAAAGTTTCACGGTATAGAACCTTTTATAGCCTGTCTTGAAGAGAAACTTTTTCTAGTACAATACTTTAGAATAAAATTAGCAGAAAGAGGATTTTGTTTGGGCCCAGAACCGGATTTATCTGTAAGTTATTTTTGGTATCCATTTACATCTGATACTGATGAAAAGAACAAACTGCTGATGGAAGCAATACATAAAGACGGTTCTGTGTTTTTAAGTTCGTCAATGATTGACAACCACTTTGTAATTAGAATTGCAATTTTAGCATTCCGAACAAAAAAAGAAACTGTTGACGAAGCACTTGCTATGATTGACCGGTGTTTAGAAAATATGCTATCAAACTCTGCGTGA
- a CDS encoding YfhO family protein has translation MINFLKKYPFVLLLLIALVGYYQVAFFQNTLKWDVTDQYYPWRMFVVQCLRNGILPFWNPYEQFGYPMHADPQSGVWYPVVWLMSLFGPYTLYSVQIEFMLHIIGGGIGMLFLLQRFHINPFIAFINSIAYMFCGLFVGNAQHLTFTIAACWLPFVILAFKNMAEHNHWRFALHFALFGYLLVSGGYPAFAIILFYILLTVSVFLFIRNRQSKHWMKRFLLHSILAVVLLLLCSSGILYSVFQSSDYLARAEGLSFKVASFGPFSPQSLISLMFPLASARDSEFFGTDISMSSVFIGMLPLAGFLLFIIRPKSRSAWLILAATIIMLLASFGSYTPVFGWLYNTFPMLDLFRFPSVYRLFFIIGIMLLSGMALSAPDAFSRLKLPLATLGGIAAVTTVFFWIKNTQDWNFKPWHDAFNNISFTQAIALQGFIQLLFIVMMLLALLIKDRAKILMSMIILSAANVIAAAQLNIPVTVTYNLKTSEVAKEVKEKAVADFPVPEVRPVLLNNDSGGWVSPFWRNLNLFKKQPAWDGYNSFQLKNYVNFVDDESLRQRQIANNWIYFSDTVIAYSEEPIIVAPASLHNVSYVPANKAGYLNIQPTSDKKISVKKFIPGKIIVDAEAKAPSALTLMQQYYHGWKIYDNGKEVKPIITDYLFMTIPLTQGSHQIEYCYENKPIYYTLLLSGVTLFALIGFSLFAFFSKNKLQTMPS, from the coding sequence GTGATAAATTTTTTAAAGAAGTATCCTTTTGTGTTGCTGTTGCTGATAGCCCTTGTGGGTTACTATCAGGTTGCATTTTTTCAGAATACGTTGAAGTGGGATGTCACCGATCAGTATTATCCGTGGCGCATGTTTGTGGTGCAGTGTCTGCGAAATGGTATTTTACCTTTTTGGAATCCATACGAACAGTTTGGTTACCCGATGCATGCTGACCCGCAAAGTGGGGTATGGTATCCTGTTGTCTGGCTTATGTCGTTGTTTGGACCCTATACACTTTACAGTGTGCAAATAGAATTTATGTTGCATATCATTGGTGGAGGCATTGGTATGTTGTTTTTATTACAACGTTTCCATATCAATCCGTTTATCGCATTCATCAATTCCATTGCTTATATGTTTTGTGGTTTGTTTGTAGGCAATGCGCAACATCTGACTTTTACCATTGCTGCCTGTTGGTTACCTTTTGTCATTCTTGCTTTTAAGAACATGGCAGAGCATAATCACTGGCGTTTTGCATTGCATTTTGCTTTGTTTGGCTACTTGTTGGTGTCGGGAGGATATCCTGCTTTTGCCATCATTTTATTTTATATTCTGTTAACCGTATCAGTATTTCTTTTTATTCGTAATCGTCAGAGCAAACATTGGATGAAACGCTTTCTCCTGCATAGCATACTTGCTGTTGTTCTGTTATTGTTGTGTTCATCGGGTATTTTGTACAGTGTTTTTCAAAGTTCAGATTATCTTGCGCGTGCAGAAGGGCTCTCATTTAAAGTAGCATCGTTTGGTCCTTTTTCACCTCAGTCACTCATATCTCTTATGTTTCCACTGGCATCTGCACGCGACAGCGAATTTTTCGGAACAGACATCAGTATGTCTTCAGTTTTTATTGGGATGTTGCCGTTGGCAGGATTTTTACTTTTTATCATCAGACCTAAATCGCGCTCTGCATGGCTTATTCTTGCAGCAACTATTATCATGCTGTTGGCTTCTTTTGGAAGTTATACGCCTGTTTTTGGCTGGCTTTACAATACTTTTCCCATGCTTGATTTATTCCGGTTCCCCTCGGTTTATAGATTATTTTTTATTATAGGAATTATGTTGCTTTCTGGCATGGCACTCTCTGCACCCGATGCTTTCAGCCGCCTTAAACTACCATTAGCCACCTTAGGAGGCATTGCCGCAGTAACAACTGTTTTTTTCTGGATAAAGAATACGCAGGACTGGAACTTTAAACCTTGGCATGATGCTTTCAACAACATTTCGTTTACGCAGGCAATAGCACTTCAGGGTTTTATTCAATTGCTGTTTATTGTGATGATGTTGCTGGCATTATTAATTAAAGATAGGGCAAAAATTTTGATGTCCATGATAATATTGTCTGCCGCCAATGTAATTGCTGCTGCACAATTAAACATTCCAGTGACGGTGACCTACAATCTAAAAACCTCCGAAGTAGCAAAAGAAGTAAAAGAAAAAGCAGTTGCAGACTTTCCTGTTCCTGAAGTGCGACCTGTTTTACTCAACAACGACTCAGGAGGGTGGGTAAGTCCTTTTTGGCGAAACTTAAATCTATTTAAAAAACAACCTGCATGGGATGGATATAATTCTTTTCAGTTGAAAAATTATGTAAACTTTGTTGATGATGAATCGCTCAGGCAAAGGCAGATTGCCAACAACTGGATTTATTTTTCAGACACAGTTATTGCTTATTCAGAAGAACCCATTATAGTTGCTCCTGCATCTTTGCATAATGTTAGTTATGTACCTGCAAACAAAGCAGGCTACTTGAATATTCAACCAACATCTGACAAGAAAATTTCTGTAAAAAAATTTATTCCCGGAAAGATAATTGTTGATGCAGAGGCCAAGGCGCCCTCGGCTTTAACACTGATGCAGCAGTACTATCACGGATGGAAAATTTATGACAATGGAAAAGAAGTTAAGCCCATTATTACCGATTATTTGTTTATGACCATTCCTTTAACACAAGGTAGTCATCAGATAGAATACTGCTATGAAAACAAACCGATATATTATACTTTGTTGCTTTCGGGAGTTACACTTTTTGCATTAATAGGTTTTTCACTTTTTGCCTTTTTCAGCAAGAACAAGTTGCAGACTATGCCAAGTTAG
- a CDS encoding DUF2255 family protein, which yields MSVKLLTDYLQHYTLIGIKSGINRKSFTDIWMVTVAGRFFSRSWNKSKTGWFNEILKNGAGQLNLNNTILNVTVKKIEKDDDIHQKIDLAYLSKYTQPENTSYAHGISQPDYHDFTVEFLIE from the coding sequence ATGTCTGTCAAACTTCTTACCGATTACCTCCAGCATTATACCTTAATAGGAATTAAAAGTGGTATTAACAGAAAGTCATTTACAGACATTTGGATGGTAACAGTAGCAGGCCGTTTCTTTTCACGCAGTTGGAACAAAAGTAAAACTGGATGGTTTAATGAAATTTTAAAGAATGGTGCAGGTCAATTAAACCTTAACAACACCATCCTGAATGTTACAGTCAAAAAAATTGAAAAAGATGATGACATTCATCAGAAAATTGATTTGGCTTATCTTTCAAAATACACACAACCTGAAAATACTTCTTATGCTCATGGTATTTCACAACCCGATTATCATGACTTTACAGTTGAGTTTTTAATAGAATAA
- a CDS encoding response regulator → MVRFHLSPLTFSGKDSMKSSSPSRLQHVLLIDDNEIDNFINERIITSSGFSEVCTVKTSADEAIEYLNIIAKDSKVPLPQVIFLDLNMPVKDGFAFLDEFNSLAENIRQSCRIIVLSSSISPDDINRASANPYVIRYLNKPLAEKYLEAIDL, encoded by the coding sequence GTGGTTCGATTCCACCTGTCACCACTAACATTTTCAGGAAAAGATTCAATGAAATCATCTTCTCCTTCTAGATTGCAACACGTTCTGTTGATTGATGATAATGAAATAGATAATTTCATCAACGAGCGTATTATCACCTCTTCAGGGTTTAGCGAGGTATGTACTGTAAAAACCTCTGCCGATGAAGCTATTGAATACCTGAATATCATTGCCAAAGACAGTAAGGTACCGTTGCCACAGGTAATTTTCCTTGATTTGAACATGCCTGTAAAAGACGGTTTTGCTTTTCTTGACGAGTTTAATTCGCTTGCAGAAAATATCCGTCAGTCATGTCGCATCATAGTGCTGTCATCATCCATTAGCCCGGACGATATTAACCGCGCCTCTGCCAACCCTTATGTCATCCGTTATCTGAATAAGCCATTGGCTGAAAAATATCTTGAAGCAATAGACCTTTAG
- a CDS encoding glycine--tRNA ligase: MATTDELFKNIISHAKEYGFIFPSSEIYDGLSAVYDYGQYGVELKKNLRDYWWKAMVQTNPDIVGIDAAIFMHPTIWKASGHVDAFNDPLIDNKDSKKRYRADVLIEEYVAKIEDKIRKEVEKAAKRFENFDEAMFLSTNARVLEYRQQVDKINARFKEALEAGNLTEVRQIIIDLEIVCPVSGSRNWTEVRQFNLMFSTQLGSVTDDSATIYLRPETAQGIFVNFLNVQKTGRMKIPFGIAQTGKAFRNEIVARQFIFRMREFEQMEMQYFVKPGTEMEWYNYWKEKRFNWHLSLGLGANRFRFHDHLKLAHYANAACDIEFCFPFGFKELEGIHSRTDFDLSNHEKYSGKKLRYFDTEQNTSFVPYVVETSIGLDRLFLAMLSTAYNEETLADGSQRTVLNFPPFLAPIKCAVLPLLKKDGLPEVAQKIFNTLRLSYQCHYDEKDAIGKRYRRHDAIGTPFCITVDHQTLTDSTVTLRHRDSMAQERIGINELKAILDKELALENILAKL; the protein is encoded by the coding sequence ATGGCTACAACTGACGAATTATTCAAAAATATCATATCACATGCCAAGGAGTATGGATTTATTTTTCCCTCAAGTGAAATCTATGACGGACTGAGTGCCGTTTATGATTATGGTCAATATGGCGTGGAGCTGAAAAAAAATCTGCGCGACTACTGGTGGAAAGCTATGGTGCAGACAAACCCTGATATTGTTGGAATAGATGCAGCCATTTTTATGCATCCTACAATATGGAAAGCTTCGGGACACGTTGATGCATTTAATGATCCGTTGATTGACAATAAAGATTCTAAAAAACGCTACCGTGCCGATGTGCTGATTGAAGAATATGTTGCAAAAATTGAAGATAAAATACGTAAGGAGGTAGAAAAAGCAGCTAAGCGTTTTGAAAATTTTGATGAGGCCATGTTTCTGTCAACCAATGCACGTGTACTAGAATACCGTCAGCAGGTTGATAAGATAAATGCCCGTTTTAAAGAAGCCTTAGAAGCCGGTAATCTTACAGAGGTTAGGCAGATTATTATTGATTTAGAGATTGTTTGTCCTGTCAGCGGATCGCGTAACTGGACAGAAGTGCGACAGTTTAACCTGATGTTCTCAACACAATTGGGAAGTGTAACAGACGATTCTGCAACCATTTATCTGCGACCTGAAACAGCACAGGGAATTTTTGTAAACTTTTTAAATGTTCAGAAAACGGGCAGGATGAAAATTCCTTTCGGTATAGCACAAACAGGTAAGGCTTTTAGAAATGAAATTGTAGCAAGACAGTTTATTTTCCGTATGCGTGAATTTGAGCAAATGGAAATGCAGTACTTCGTAAAGCCCGGCACCGAAATGGAATGGTACAACTACTGGAAAGAAAAGCGGTTTAACTGGCATCTTTCTCTTGGCCTTGGTGCTAATCGCTTTCGCTTTCATGACCATCTCAAGTTGGCACACTATGCTAATGCTGCCTGTGATATAGAGTTTTGTTTTCCTTTTGGTTTCAAAGAACTTGAAGGTATTCACTCACGTACGGATTTTGACTTGTCTAATCATGAAAAATATTCCGGAAAAAAATTACGATACTTCGATACAGAGCAAAACACATCGTTTGTTCCTTACGTGGTGGAAACCAGTATTGGGCTCGACAGACTGTTTCTTGCGATGCTTAGTACAGCGTACAATGAAGAAACACTTGCTGATGGTTCGCAACGTACAGTATTAAACTTCCCACCATTTTTAGCCCCCATAAAATGTGCTGTTTTACCTCTGTTGAAGAAAGACGGACTGCCCGAAGTGGCTCAAAAAATATTTAATACACTCAGACTTTCTTATCAATGTCATTACGATGAAAAAGATGCTATTGGTAAACGTTACCGCAGACACGATGCCATTGGAACACCTTTCTGCATTACGGTTGACCATCAGACATTAACTGATAGTACAGTTACACTTCGTCACCGCGATAGTATGGCGCAGGAACGTATTGGAATTAATGAATTGAAAGCGATTTTAGATAAAGAACTTGCTTTGGAAAATATTCTGGCTAAACTGTAA
- a CDS encoding two-component regulator propeller domain-containing protein: MYKQLSIVLFLLLSAIQSHSQNLPLGSWREHLSFTQSQFVANTAQRVYCATDQAVYFIDKSDNSVQRYSKINGLSDVGIRLMDYSHSENVVFVGYVNSNIDLISSTGIINVSDVERRTATGDKTINDVTFNSKFAYLATGFGVLALDLIKAEIKETYVVGTTGNEVPVYSVTTDGTYIYAAIAGGILRGEISNPSLNNFAEWQMVYPNTFTGVTFNKMCWLNGNLAVNFHSATADSVVIVNTTTFATGTTLLSGGFELRQLKTENNRLYAVNNYSVNEWDNNFQSLRQIYGSANYQNTDMFGIATGSGNQLYIADRNNGLVNYTDNNNITFTVPNSPASPNASFVFHNGTSLVTTHGTNRWSDSYGTDGYSTFDGVQWKTWNVKTITNSNVDLNQMLDLQSVVREPGNPGHFFLGSRINGVFEFDNNVPVKMYNKDNSSLKGAFGNPGQTKIGGLAYDAAGNLWVVNSGVNTPLNVMSKDGVWQAINLQAVIPSGVNIFFGDILCDSYGQIWTTLISNGLIVYDPVAQASARISQETGGLNVNDVRCIVEDKEGQIWLGTSEGIAVIYSPGNATGSTAVKAQKILITIDGITQYLLDKEIITAIAVDGANRKWIGTNGGGVFLLSADGTKQIQNFNTSNSPLFSNTITSIAIDPVTGEVFIGTDKGLISYVGDATQGAESCSGLKVFPNPVKENYNGPIAVRGVTANGNIKITDIAGNVVYETTAKGGIATWDGNNFEGKRAHTGVYLVFATDEKGDNTCVTKLFLVN; the protein is encoded by the coding sequence ATGTACAAACAGCTGTCTATTGTCCTTTTTCTGCTACTATCAGCAATACAATCCCATTCGCAAAATCTGCCTTTAGGCTCATGGCGCGAGCACCTTTCTTTCACACAGTCACAGTTTGTGGCGAATACAGCCCAGCGTGTTTATTGTGCCACCGATCAGGCTGTGTATTTTATTGATAAATCAGATAACAGTGTTCAACGCTATTCAAAAATAAATGGACTTTCTGATGTCGGCATCAGACTGATGGATTACAGCCATTCAGAAAATGTGGTTTTTGTGGGCTATGTAAATTCCAATATTGACCTGATATCAAGTACGGGCATCATAAATGTTTCTGATGTTGAAAGAAGAACAGCTACCGGTGATAAAACCATTAACGATGTAACGTTTAATTCAAAGTTTGCATACCTGGCAACAGGTTTTGGTGTTCTGGCTCTCGATTTAATAAAGGCTGAAATAAAAGAGACCTACGTTGTTGGAACCACCGGAAATGAAGTTCCTGTTTATTCGGTTACTACTGATGGTACCTATATTTATGCTGCCATTGCAGGCGGAATTCTCAGAGGAGAAATAAGCAATCCATCACTCAATAATTTTGCAGAATGGCAAATGGTTTATCCAAATACTTTTACCGGAGTTACATTTAATAAGATGTGCTGGCTCAATGGTAATCTGGCTGTTAATTTTCATTCTGCCACAGCGGATAGTGTAGTTATCGTTAACACAACAACTTTTGCAACAGGAACCACATTGCTTAGTGGAGGCTTTGAGCTGCGACAGTTAAAAACCGAAAATAACCGCCTTTATGCAGTGAATAATTATTCTGTTAATGAATGGGATAATAATTTTCAATCATTACGACAGATATATGGTAGTGCTAACTATCAGAACACAGATATGTTTGGCATAGCTACAGGAAGTGGCAATCAACTTTACATTGCTGATCGTAACAATGGGTTGGTAAACTATACAGACAATAACAACATAACATTTACCGTTCCAAACAGCCCGGCATCGCCCAATGCAAGTTTTGTATTTCACAATGGCACATCATTGGTGACTACACATGGCACCAACCGCTGGAGCGACAGTTATGGTACTGATGGATATTCAACTTTTGATGGTGTACAGTGGAAAACATGGAATGTAAAAACTATTACCAATTCAAATGTTGATCTCAATCAAATGCTCGATTTGCAATCCGTAGTCAGGGAGCCCGGAAATCCAGGGCACTTTTTTCTGGGTTCGCGCATCAATGGTGTTTTTGAATTTGATAATAATGTTCCGGTGAAGATGTACAATAAAGACAATAGCAGTTTAAAAGGAGCATTTGGAAATCCGGGACAAACAAAAATTGGCGGTTTAGCGTATGATGCTGCTGGAAATCTTTGGGTAGTTAATTCAGGGGTAAACACACCATTAAATGTAATGAGTAAAGATGGTGTTTGGCAGGCAATCAATCTACAGGCTGTTATTCCATCAGGAGTAAATATATTTTTTGGAGATATTTTATGCGATTCTTATGGTCAGATATGGACAACCTTAATCAGCAATGGTTTGATTGTATATGATCCTGTGGCGCAAGCCTCAGCAAGAATTTCTCAGGAGACCGGTGGATTAAATGTAAATGATGTTCGTTGTATAGTAGAAGATAAAGAAGGGCAGATCTGGCTTGGAACATCAGAGGGTATTGCTGTTATTTATTCTCCCGGAAATGCAACAGGGAGCACAGCTGTTAAAGCACAAAAAATTCTGATAACTATTGATGGTATTACACAGTATCTTTTAGACAAAGAAATTATTACTGCAATTGCAGTTGATGGAGCCAACAGAAAATGGATTGGCACCAATGGTGGAGGCGTCTTTTTGCTTTCTGCTGATGGCACAAAGCAAATTCAGAACTTTAATACTTCAAACAGCCCTTTGTTTTCAAACACAATTACTTCAATTGCCATTGATCCGGTTACAGGCGAAGTTTTTATCGGTACCGATAAAGGATTGATTTCTTATGTTGGCGATGCAACACAAGGTGCAGAATCGTGCTCAGGATTAAAAGTATTTCCCAACCCGGTGAAAGAAAATTATAATGGTCCTATTGCAGTGCGTGGCGTTACAGCAAATGGTAATATTAAAATTACTGATATTGCAGGAAATGTAGTTTATGAAACAACAGCTAAAGGTGGAATTGCTACTTGGGATGGTAACAACTTTGAAGGCAAGCGGGCACATACAGGAGTGTATTTGGTTTTTGCCACCGATGAAAAAGGTGACAACACGTGTGTAACTAAACTTTTTTTGGTGAATTAA